Genomic segment of Calditrichota bacterium:
AATCCATAGTTCCGCATTAGGCAAATGATCAGGTTCTTCGTATTTAATCGCTTTTAAAAATCGATTGAAATCTGGTTGCTTTTGCATTTTTTTTAAATTTAATTTTTTCTTGGTGTCTTTGAGTCTGGTGGTTAAGTTTTTTATTGTTTTCCTCTCACAAAGACACAGAGGCACAAAGCCTCCCAGCTCCAAAAACTTATATTTTTCTTCTTTGAGCCTTCGAGTCTTGGTGGCAAAAAAAATCACATAATCGGATATTCCCGATGAGCAATAGCAGTATCAAAAACCGTCACAATTTTTTCCGGCGGAATTGTCGCTTGAATATTGTGCACGGGGTTGAAAACAAATCCGCCGCCGGGAGCGAAAATTTTTATTCTTTCAATCACTTGCTCGCGAATCTCATCGAGGCTCCCTTCCGGCAAAGTGTGTTGTGTATCAACGCCGCCGCCCCAGAATGTGAGTTTGTCGCCAAATTCCTTTTTCAGCCGTTCCGGCTCCATGTTGCGCGCTGAAGTTTGCACCGGATTCAAAATTTCAACACCGGCATCGATTAAGTCAGGAATGAGCTCGTAAATAGAACCGCAACTGTGCAAAAACACATACAAATCAGAATTCTTTTTCACGTATTGATAGATTTTTTTGTGATGTGGTTTGATCATTTCCCGATACATATCCGGCGAAATTTGAGGCGAACTCTGCGTGCCAAGATCATCTCCCATCTGGATGATCTGAATGTAATCGCCCACAGCCTGAAGATAGCCCTCTAAATTTTTCAGATGAACCTCGGTCATTTTCGCCATCAAATCTTCTGCAAAACTGCGATTGACGACCAGATCCATCATGAATTTTGCCCAGCCGCGCAAAGCCTGACCCAATTCCAGAATATTTCCGCCAAAGCCGCCCATGATGGCAAATTCCGTTTCATGATATAATTTCTTTGCTTTTTCCTCTAACAGGCGGAAATCCTCATCCGTGAAATAATGCCATTTGTAATTTTCAATATCAGCGCTGGTTTCCGCATTTTCCAGCGGCGGATTGCAAGACTCAAAATAGAGACACCCTTCAGGCATGCGCGCTGCGATTCTGTCGCCATCCATCAAAACCCATTCGTCATTCACGCGCTTCGGATAAAAAATTTCGTGAACTTTCCCCGGCGAGCCATCCGGCAAAGTCCAATCTTTCCATTCGGGTCCCGGATTGCCCAGCGTATTGGATAAATCAATCACATCCACCTGAAAACGCTGCAAAATTTCCGGTTCCGGCTCTGCCAATTGTTGTCCGATATCGTAAACAATCGTGTTTCCGCCTTCAACGCCGAGATATTTTTTCAATTTATTGTAAGCAATCGCCATGATTCCTGTCGAACGCATGGCTCCCAAATCAATAGGAACTTTATCCGGCTCTTCATGTCGCAAAGTGCATAATACTCGCTCTCGTGATGTCATTTCATTTCCTCCTGATCCTAGCACATTTGCGAAAATTCAAATTTCGCGCAATGAAATTGGTAAAATAGTTTAATAAAAGGCTAACGCCTGAAATCCCAAATGTTTTTTGGATTTAATCCGTCAGGATTTTAAAATCGCGTTTATTGCGAATATTCAAAGATACTCTTTAAAAAGTTGACGCCTGAAATCCGATCTGATCACTGATTTTAGCCCTCAGGCATAATTTGTCCTTTTCTTTTTCGACCTATTGCCAAACTCAAATATTCACAAAAAACTTATCACCAGCACCAACCCATAATTGATGCTCCACACTCCATTTCCAGTTACTCTCATCGAGAGAAATTTCAATTTTTTTCAATTTCCTCTCTTTCAGCATTTGCGTTGTCTCATCCCATGATTTAATTCCGCTGATGGCATCCAGCTCATGCAAATTTTGGTAGCCGGTGCAATTGGCGTAATTCAGCGCATCCTCTACATCTCTGCCCTGGACGATGGCTGCCAGGAATCCCGCAATGGCAGAATCACCGGAACCAGTTGCACTGGCAATTTTTTCAATGCGAAAAGCCGGGCTCCATAACTCGCGATTTGACCAGTTTTCAGCATTTTTCGGCACGCCGTTTTTTGCACGAATTTTTCGGCTGTAAAAATAAATTCCTTTGTGCGCAGCTTTAAGTGCCACCATTTGTGCACCCAGATCAAGGCATTTTTGCGCTAATCGCTGATAATCATTCACATCGATGAAATCGACCACATCGCGATTCCCCGCTGCTTTTTTTATCTGAAAATACTTTTCGCGATCAAGCATGTAAAAAATCTCTTCAATGCTCGGAATGAACAAATCCACATACGGCAATACTCGCTCCAGAATCTTTGGCCATGGCGCTTTGCCGCTGGCACTATCCGGATCTGGCAAAGCCATGTCAATCGAAGTGAAAGCTCCTTCGCCGTTGGCAATTCGAATAATTTTCTCTAATTCGCTGCCCTCATCCCGATAACATTTCGCCATAATTGGCGGATAGCCAAAATGAAACATTTTTGACTGGCGAATAATTTCCACATCCAGATCATTGTGATCAAAATGATCATTTGCGCCGGGGTGATGTAAAAAGATTCTGTCAATTCCCGACGGCGCAATAGCGATGGTATAAGATGTGCGTTCTCCCTGAATTTTGGAAATCCCGGAAGTGAAGCCCTGAGTCTCCAGCAATTTTTCGACTATCTCGCCAAAGTGGTCATCTCCGATTCTCGCCATAAATGCTACTTTCAAGCCCAATTTTGCCAGTGCAATTCCGGTATTGGAAACAGGCCCCCCGGTGCTGATCGTTGCTTTATCCACGATGACCAATTTTCCCGGCTTGAAAATATCGGTTATCTCTTTCAATCCCGTGTGTGGAATCTTCGGAATAATGTCCAGACAAATGTGTCCGGCAACCGTGATGTCAAAATTCTTTCCCATAGCAATCCTGATTTTGGTTTCGAATGATGTGTTTCGATCTTTCTCATAACTCACACAAAGCCTCAAAAACACAAAGATTTCTTTGTGTCACCGTGTCTTTGTGTGAGGATAACAAAAAAGTATGCCCGACATTGCTAATCCGCTCACAATCTACCTCCAGATTAACTGCATCCAGCTTTTTGAACCCACCAACACCGAAATTGTTGCGGATAATTTTTCATCTTTCGGAAGTGCTGTCAGAGCGGCGGCCAGTTTTTTCTTTTTGCTCTGGTTCAATTCCATTATTTTCAAATCTGCTTCACTTTCCGTCAAATTCACCAACTCCACCGACACATTAATTTTTTCCAGCGGAGAAATTTGAATGGCAGCGGTCCCTGTTTGCCCGATTTTCAATTTTCGTTTCATCCGCTTATCCACAGGAAGCTGGCTCACGTAAAGCGAACAATTTTCAAAATTAAACACGCCGCCGGGAATTGAATTGGCTGAAATAAACGGCAATTCATCGGAGATAAGGATGAATTCTCCCTCGATTTTGCTCCTGACTTCGTATTGACTCAGATACGGATATTTCTTGTCCTCAAGTTGCCCACGCATCTTTTGTAATTGTGAAACCAGCGAACCATTTCCCGTCCCCTCTGCCAAAGCAGTTTGTTCATCAAGTTTCACAATAATTTTTTTATCGGCGATAAAAACCGGATCGTCTGTCACAATGAGCAGCGCTGTTTCCGGTGCAACAACTTTTCCGGTATCAGCAGCTATTTTCAGAACGTACCAAGGCTTATCCGATTGAATCAAATCCGTTGAGATTGCCAATTCCCCCTTCAGACCGACAAACTCATCTTCTGCCTTGACGCGCGACAAAATAATCAAACCGGCGATGAATAAAATCACAAATCCATAACCGATTATTTCAATGTAAGTTACATACTTCGCTAATAATTTTTTTACCCAGAACTTCATGTATTTTCTCCGCTGATTTTCGAGCCAACTACTCTGCTACTTGTTTCCGATAAAGCGAGGCAAATAATCCGTCTTTTTCAAGCAATTCCTCAAAAGCGCCTTGTTCCACCAGTTCGCCATTTTCGATCACAAAGATTTTATCGCACTGACGAACAGACAGCAATTTGTGCGTGATCATCACAATGGTCTTTTCCTGTCCTGCCTCAAAAATTGTCTCTTCAATTCTACGGGCGGTTTCTGAATCCAGAGAGCTTGTCGCCTCATCCAGAATTAAAATATTGGGCTGGCGAATTAAAGCCCGGGCGATGGCGATTCGCTGGCGCTGTCCGCCGGAAAGTTTTGTTCCCTCACCCAAATCCGTGTCATAGCCATTGGGCAAACGTAAAATATCTTCGTGCACCGCTGCTAATTTAGCCGCCAGATACACTTCTTCCTCGCCGCTGTCAGGTTTTCCGTAACGAATATTTTCCCGAACAGTTCCGCTGAAAAGGAAATCTTCCTGTAAAATAATGCCGATATTTTGGTAATAATTATTCAATTTTACATCCCGCAAATTCACTTTATCGAGCAGGATTTCGCCACTATCCGGATCGTAAAATCGCATCAGCAAATTCACCAGTGAGGTTTTCCCGGAACCTGAAGCTCCAACAATACCGATGCGCTGACCGCGGGGTATTTCCAAAGTGACGTTCTTCAAAATCGGTTTCTCTGGTTCATAACTAAATTTCACTCGATTCACTTTGTAGGGACCGGAAAATTTTGGTAGCGAAAGAGCATCGGATTTTTCGCGAATATCCGGTTCCACGCCAACAGTCTCCATCAAACGCCGCGCCGGAATGAGTTGCAGACGAATGCCTTCGACGACGCGCACGTATTGATTGATGGGGCTGAAAAATTGATCCAGCAGCAAAAAAAGCGCGACCACTGCACCGGTGGTTTGTTTTTCAACAACGAGCATGTAAAGAATCGCGCCCACGATGAAGGCATAGCGAAAAAAGAGAATGAAATTATCAGTCGCCAATTTCATGAAAAAATTCTGCCATTCCACACGCAACATACGAATGTAAAGCCGAATATTTTTCAGCACCTCGTATTTGCCTTTGCCAAACGCTTTTACGGTCTTAATTCCGGCGAACCACTCCTGCAAACCAGCGAGAAAATTTTGACTTTTCTCACGATAGCGCAAATCAATGCGACGCTGAATATTGTAAAAAAGATGAATGATCGCGATATAAGGCACACAGAAAACAATCAACGCCATGCCTACTTTAAAATTTATGCCGTAAGTCACAGTGAATAAAATCAACAGCAAGCGAAACGTCACGCGAATGATCAAATCCAGCGATTGCGTGATCATTGACAAAACAGTATCCACATCGTTTCCCATGAAAGGCTGGGTCTCTCCCTTGGCGGAGCCGGTGGTTTCGAAAAGCAATCCCAGTATCGCCAAATTGGCAAATCCCGGGTCAAAAGTGGTGCCCACGCGGTACATGTGCTCGCCAACCGGTCTTTTCTGAAAAAACGAAAGCGGCAATGTCAGCACATGTTTGAAGACATCCATTCCCATGCGAA
This window contains:
- a CDS encoding methyltransferase, with protein sequence MTSRERVLCTLRHEEPDKVPIDLGAMRSTGIMAIAYNKLKKYLGVEGGNTIVYDIGQQLAEPEPEILQRFQVDVIDLSNTLGNPGPEWKDWTLPDGSPGKVHEIFYPKRVNDEWVLMDGDRIAARMPEGCLYFESCNPPLENAETSADIENYKWHYFTDEDFRLLEEKAKKLYHETEFAIMGGFGGNILELGQALRGWAKFMMDLVVNRSFAEDLMAKMTEVHLKNLEGYLQAVGDYIQIIQMGDDLGTQSSPQISPDMYREMIKPHHKKIYQYVKKNSDLYVFLHSCGSIYELIPDLIDAGVEILNPVQTSARNMEPERLKKEFGDKLTFWGGGVDTQHTLPEGSLDEIREQVIERIKIFAPGGGFVFNPVHNIQATIPPEKIVTVFDTAIAHREYPIM
- a CDS encoding carbohydrate kinase family protein; amino-acid sequence: MGKNFDITVAGHICLDIIPKIPHTGLKEITDIFKPGKLVIVDKATISTGGPVSNTGIALAKLGLKVAFMARIGDDHFGEIVEKLLETQGFTSGISKIQGERTSYTIAIAPSGIDRIFLHHPGANDHFDHNDLDVEIIRQSKMFHFGYPPIMAKCYRDEGSELEKIIRIANGEGAFTSIDMALPDPDSASGKAPWPKILERVLPYVDLFIPSIEEIFYMLDREKYFQIKKAAGNRDVVDFIDVNDYQRLAQKCLDLGAQMVALKAAHKGIYFYSRKIRAKNGVPKNAENWSNRELWSPAFRIEKIASATGSGDSAIAGFLAAIVQGRDVEDALNYANCTGYQNLHELDAISGIKSWDETTQMLKERKLKKIEISLDESNWKWSVEHQLWVGAGDKFFVNI
- a CDS encoding ABC transporter ATP-binding protein, whose product is MKTTQSPKSDWQLFLYFIRYLKPIWDKVLLVVLLAIVLTVLDINTVVLPLVTKKFIDQVLGQHDWYMFKILLIVLITQIVLFLSCNYLLELNKYVVSMKLGIRMGMDVFKHVLTLPLSFFQKRPVGEHMYRVGTTFDPGFANLAILGLLFETTGSAKGETQPFMGNDVDTVLSMITQSLDLIIRVTFRLLLILFTVTYGINFKVGMALIVFCVPYIAIIHLFYNIQRRIDLRYREKSQNFLAGLQEWFAGIKTVKAFGKGKYEVLKNIRLYIRMLRVEWQNFFMKLATDNFILFFRYAFIVGAILYMLVVEKQTTGAVVALFLLLDQFFSPINQYVRVVEGIRLQLIPARRLMETVGVEPDIREKSDALSLPKFSGPYKVNRVKFSYEPEKPILKNVTLEIPRGQRIGIVGASGSGKTSLVNLLMRFYDPDSGEILLDKVNLRDVKLNNYYQNIGIILQEDFLFSGTVRENIRYGKPDSGEEEVYLAAKLAAVHEDILRLPNGYDTDLGEGTKLSGGQRQRIAIARALIRQPNILILDEATSSLDSETARRIEETIFEAGQEKTIVMITHKLLSVRQCDKIFVIENGELVEQGAFEELLEKDGLFASLYRKQVAE